From Rhodamnia argentea isolate NSW1041297 chromosome 10, ASM2092103v1, whole genome shotgun sequence, a single genomic window includes:
- the LOC125312742 gene encoding uncharacterized protein LOC125312742, with the protein MADLLIDSASSNEIMSLMDGHSGYNRIFIAAEDVHKTAFGCPGAIGTFEWIVMPFGLKNAGTTYQRAINFIFHDMIGKFVEVYIDDVILKTDQAEASNKIIIGLIKQHLEDNPREWDSLLSIVLWVYRTSKRSSTRGSPYMLTYGREAVLPLEIIVRSLRVKLQRNMAKERYDEMMYANIDELGDNRTTALEKLMIHKQRVAKAYNKHVKIKRFKVGDLVRKTILPASLDNEKFGKWSPKWE; encoded by the exons ATGGCCGATTTGTTGATTGATTCGGCTTCCAGTAATGAGATTATGTCTCTTATGGACGGACATTCTGGGTACAACCGGATCTTCATAGCAGCTGAAGATGTCCACAAAACAGCTTTCGGGTGTCCTGGGGCTATCGGTACTTTTGAATGGATCGTCATGCCATTTGGACTAAAGAATGCTGGCACCACTTATCAAAGGGCAATAAACTTtattttccatgatatgattGGAAAGTTCGTGGAGGTCTACATTGACGACGTCATCCTTAAGACGGACCAA GCGGAAGCCTCCAATAAGATAATCATCGGACTAATAAAGCAGCATTTAGAGGATAACCCAAGGGAGTGGGATTCACTACTGTCGATAGTGTTATGGGTTTATCGAACATCTAAGAGATCCAGCACTAGAGGAAGCCCTTATATGTTGACATATGGACGGGAGGCTGTGTTGCCTCTGGAAATTATCGTGCgatcattaagagtaaaactccaAAGAAATATGGCGAAAGAGCGATACGATGAGATGATGTACGCCAATATTGATGAGCTGGGAGATAATCGAACTACGGCCCTGGAAAAGCTGATGATTCATAAGCAAAGAGTAGCCAAAGCATATAACAAGCATGTGAAGATTAAGCGTTTCAAGGTGGGAGACTTAGTccggaagactattttgcctgcAAGTCTTGACAACGAAAAATTTGGCAAGTGGTCACCAAAGTGGGAATGA